Proteins encoded within one genomic window of Triticum aestivum cultivar Chinese Spring chromosome 2D, IWGSC CS RefSeq v2.1, whole genome shotgun sequence:
- the LOC123052695 gene encoding protein CURVATURE THYLAKOID 1B, chloroplastic isoform X3 has translation MAATCRFAAPLGLAPLPRSCAGAKSVAFSIGTTKVATRTRSVAVRAGDGSAETPEILKAAQDAWAKVEDKYAVATIGVAGLVALWTAVGALKSIDKLPILPGVLELVGIGYTGWFTYRNLIFQPDSHNGSDAGGETGEESKGKL, from the exons ATGGCCGCCACCTGCCGCTTCGCCGCGCCACTGGGTCTCGCCCCGCTGCCTCGCAGCTGCGCCGGCGCCAAGAGCGTCGCTTTCTCGATAGGCACCACCAAGGTAGCTACACGGACACGGAGCGTCGCGGTGAGGGCGGGCGACGGCTCGGCGGAGACGCCGGAAAtcctcaaggctgcgcaggacgcG TGGGCAAAAGTTGAGGACAAGTACGCCGTGGCCACCATTGGCGTCGCCGGGCTCGTCGCGCTCTGGACAGCAGTGGGGGCGCTCAAG TCCATTGACAAGCTTCCTATCTTGCCTGGTGTGTTGGAGCTCGTTGGAATCGGGTACACAGGa TGGTTCACATATCGCAACCTCATCTTTCAGCCAGACAG TCACAATGGTAGCGATGCAggcggtgagactggagaagaatccaaag